GAATTGGACGGCGACAAAGATTATCGCTACCTCGATACATTGGCCGCCGCTCAAGCGAGTGCCGGAAAATTCGATGATGCCAAAGCCACGATCAACAAAGCATTGAACGAAGCGCCTCAAAAAGAAACGGCCCACATTCACCAACGGTTGGAACTGTATGAAACAGGCCGCGCCTTCCGCGACGGCGCTCCCGCCGAACCGGTGAAGCCCGCCAGCGCCAACATGCGCGCACCGTAATTTCTCTCACATCAACCACCATTGTCCGCTGGCAATCACGTATGTGCCCAACAGCAGATTGGTAACGGCGTGGGCCAGCACGCAATCCCAAATGCTGCGGGTGCGAGTCATCAGCCACGTTACGGCCGAAAACCACACCAGTGCCGCCACGGCCTCCTGCGGATGCATGAGCATGGGCACGGCCGTTCCCGCAATCACGGCCAACCGATTCACCTTGCCGAAGGGAACTTCCCACCAGCGTTCGGCCATGAAAAATCGCATCAAAAATCCGCGCAGAAAAAATTCTTCGATGACGGGCACCACCACGGCCAATCCCAATAACCGCACGGCCAGAAAGGCGTAAGCCAGGATTGGTTGAGCGCTTAATTCCGCCAGTGGGTTGAACGCGCTACGCTGCCCCATGGTTCTGAACCATTCCCAGCCGGTTTTGTCGGCCAG
This DNA window, taken from Pirellulales bacterium, encodes the following:
- a CDS encoding CAAX prenyl protease-related protein, producing MKSSWRENPWLVCLLPFVVFMLAGSLEPTPPAASGAAGEVGAGGKPWIDLGIEYRHYPLLYTAKIVLTVAAMIFVWPGYRKYARRLSWQGVIVGIVGAAVWIGLATWQRQWMPWLADKTGWEWFRTMGQRSAFNPLAELSAQPILAYAFLAVRLLGLAVVVPVIEEFFLRGFLMRFFMAERWWEVPFGKVNRLAVIAGTAVPMLMHPQEAVAALVWFSAVTWLMTRTRSIWDCVLAHAVTNLLLGTYVIASGQWWLM